The Serinus canaria isolate serCan28SL12 chromosome 2, serCan2020, whole genome shotgun sequence genomic interval CTGGGCATCAATGGGATCTAATGTTTCTCTTAatgtaaatttgtttttatgtaTAAGGATCCTGCACACTATTCCAGGCAAAGGGCCTACCAAACTTCCATAGTGCTCCTGAGATCAGCCCATACAacagtgctgtgcagaggaaGTTATATCAGACTTGGTGTGAAGGTTCAAAAACTGGGTGGTACTGTTCAGTCCTAAATCAATGGCACTTGTAGTCCCCAGGCTCTGGCTGACTTAGGTCTGGATCAAAATAGAATGTAGACTTAGAGATCTGACTCCTTTTGTCATGCTTTGCCAAATCAGCTGTGTCTCTGTTCAAAAAACCCTAATTATTTAGTAAATCCCATTCTTTTACTCCCTATATATTTTTAGGAGATATCTGCTTCAtcctttatattaaaaattggCAAGGTGTTTGCATGGGTGACAAACATGCAGACCTGCAGTTCACCTCTAAGCAAACAATAGCCCATGTAGAAAAGATTTCACAAATACTCTCTGAAAGTATTTAGAGTTTCAATCTACAGCAGTTGGACTAGATGGTTGTTGTTGGCTCCTTCCAACTCCATTGTCCTGTTCTATTCCATTCTATCTGTAGCGAGGCCATCATCAGCTGCAGGGTGAGCAAGGGACTAGGACAGGACCAAGCTGGTAGCAGAGGCAGCCACAACTGCTTGGAGGATGAATATGGAGGAGTCTCCACAGAAGGCAGGGAAGAAATCATACATAACATAAACTTATACTATCAAAAACTTTCATAGCTCTAGCACAGGGTTCATGGCTGAACTGGAAGGACATTTCCTAGGGACTCTTGATGTTATGTACTTATCTTCTGCTTCCTCAAATCTTTAGCCATATCTGAAATAACACAAACAGGAccttaaaatgcttttaaatttttcttgtttattttaaaatgaaactagaaaaatgctttttaaatatattgcaTAAAATTCAGTACATCACAAGTCTTAAGAACTGTGGCCCAACCTCCTTGCCAGAGAAACTCCTTTGGagaatttgtttttataattgCTCCTGCCAGCATTCCATATGGTAGAAGAATATCATGCTTCCAGAGCTGAGTAAATATTTCCTAGAGAGGGAAACTAAAGGATAGAGAGGTTCCCCTTGGACCCAACTAAAAAATCAGTTACAGAAGCAGAACTGTAGCACAAGAATTTCCAGCTCCCCTCTGTGGGAGGGGGAGTTTTTCATCACTAGAAACTATGGTGGAAAGAAATTGGCAGTTCAGAGCAAGAAACAGCTTTCCAAGAATCATTCTTTCCTTATGCTACATAAATAATGGCAGCAGCCCCCACCTTAGTTCATGTtacaggacaggagaaaaagtGCTTTGCTCCAGACTGCAACTGAAATGAAGGTTTTGTTCTTGTCAGCCTCCTGTTATAATTTCTAACTGCACCAAACAGCTTCAGGAAACTTTTGTGATTTATGTTTTTAAGAAGAATCATTCCAGAAAGCTCTCAAAGTTTACTATTTCTTTAAGTTCTGAATTAGCCTCTTCGGTGATGCCGAACAATTTATTTCTACCTCTAAGCCAGagtattattttcctttcccaagcATTCACAGCTGTAAAAGTGCCCGATGATATAAGAATGTTCAgcctccaaatattttttttaggtttAGAGTTTTCATCCTTTGAGTGGTTCTCCTGTACTAAATgctgaatatatatatatatatatcagacAAGCCACAGAAAGGCACACTGTGTGTGAGCCTGACTCTTACCCTGGAAAGGTTTAAGCTTAGAGATGGGCTCTTGAGGGGATGAGGATGCTCCCTTTGTGACCTTCAATGACCATGGAGAGACACCTGAGCATCCATGGCACTGGCTCCAAAATTCACTGTGTATTTACAATGCCTTTCCTGCCTTAAAGCTGTGGGTTCATGCAGGTCAAGGACAAATTGATGATGTATGTTCTGAATGCTGCAGGAACCTCAGGTAATAGCATTGAATCTGCCCAGAAAAGGAGACTTTTTGATTCTTTTCAAGTTCTGTCTGTATTTTGAAAGTCTCCAGACTCCCTGTCCAGAAGTACTGTTATTAAATCTAAGGATGCAGTCATGCCAAAATCCCAGTCACATATTGCAGTCATTTACTGAATGCTGAAAAGCATTAACCCAAATTCACCATACCCAAACATACAAATGCTCAAAACCATGTAAAAACTGTGCCTGAGAACAGCTGTGAAGTTGGTGCTgctaaagaaaactgaaaatgtgttattttcttACACAAATGTTTTGGATAGTATTAGATAAATGCTagcctttttgctttttattttgttaagtTTTCTTAAATCAAGAGCAGAATGCCAGATGTATTCACTGTGCAAGGCAATTTTTCTTAGCTCTACAAAGAAGTTGTGGCAGCACATACTGTGTAACGATCTGATCACAGAGGTGCAGGATTTGCTGACAAGGTTTGCTGGCTGTTAGGTCTGGTTCTGCTTGATTTCAGGACCATAAACCTCTCCCTTTTGATTACGTTTCCTAAAAACGTCTTTCAGTAGAAAAAGGACAAAGCAGACCATCCACATCAGCagaagggctgctctgctcatagcagagctggaggcaggcagctcctgtgctaACTCTCCTCCCCATTTCACTTGCAGCACCTTCCCAAACATGGTGACTTCTACTTACTTCTAGGGCATTGACTAACTAATTTTGCTTCTGTGAAGGAGCTGTTAATTGCTCTTGTACTTCATTTACAGCTGAGTTCACTTAGGCCCTGGAAGGGAGCAATTTTCTCAGCCTTCCCAGGCCCTGTGATAGTGCTAGGAATTAAACACCCCAAGGGCCTACTGCCCACTGTTTGCCTGTGCTGAAGTGgttaaacacaaaaaacacTCAGCATTTTTCAGAATAGTCCTCAGCACTATAAAGGATCAAGCCCAAGTAAGGCCAAGGAAAAGAAGCACATCAGTACAAGAAGGTGCCAGCTGGTGATGGATGCTTGCTCCAGTTATATTCAGCTCCTGTTGCACACAAAGGAGATAATGACACAACTAAGAGGGGGAAATGGTGCAGTGGATGTTAGCAGGATTCATAAAGGCTAATGCTAATAAAATACAGTATGTGTACAAAATTATAGTTTACTTCCTGGCTACCTGCTGTTTTCAAGCTAAGCAAAAGACAAAGTAATATCTTCAGGATGAGTTTTACAAAGACAACTGCTccctatttaaaataaatttaccactgtttatattatttaattagTATCTCATTTATTCTAGAAGGCTACAATGCTAATATGCATATGAATTGACCTTGCTTCTTTGGACAAATTgcattataaatattatattataatatctCCCATCCAACAGAATTGAATCACAGAAATACTCTGTAATTTACATAATGGGCATACTGGTAAGCAGGACAGATGGTGACAAGCACAAGCTATTAGTCTTAAAAAGGGTTAAACACAGAAtggtaaggttggaagggagcacagTGAGTCATCTGCTCCAAAccccctgctcaggcaggatcatcccagagcacatggcacaggattgaATCCAGGTGGTTCTTGGATCTCCAGTGATGGAGATTCCACAACCTCTCTTGGAGCCTTTTGCAGTGCCTGGTCACCCTCACAGCCATGAGAGGCTGGAATGATGGATGTCTCCAGATGTTTTGGGGTGCATGTGTGTGGGAGAAGGGGCAGGTGGAGCCTTGTCCTGGTGAGGCAGTGCCCTGCCCCACACCCCATCCCCAGAGCCTGCatcacagcctggcactggctCTAATCCCTGGCACACTGGAGGCACACCCCACCCCTGGAGCCCCTTACCCAGCTCCTGAGTGGCCAGATGACTGGAAGTCCACCCTGGGGAAGGGCCAAGGGGTGTTTAAAGTGGAACATGAGGTAAGCATGTCTTGACTCTACAGCCTCTTAGAATTTCTATCAGCTGCCCACCACTGGAATCCAGGAGTGGGAGTTTTGTGGCTCCTCTTCcatgtattttctgtctttctgtttcTAATTCTTTCTTCTCAGAATTTTTGTGTAATTTAACATCAAACAGACTTAGAGTTTCCTAAGTTAATACTTTGAGAAGTCTTTTATATTGATTGAATGTTGCAGTAAATATTTTGCCAAAGTTCTCTGGTTTTCTAAAGTTGCCGGTAAAGTTTTTTAGTTGTTTTGACCTCTTGAGAATATCTTGTCCATATTTGTCCTGTGCATCTAACTCAGAGCTTACATGTACAATGGTAAGCCCTTCTAAGAGCTGTGTCAAGCAAGGTTTTTGGGGACCTTACAAGagtaaagaagtttttcctcaAGGTCTGGTGGAAcctcctgtgcatcagtttctgcccactggctcttgtcctgttgcttggcATCACTGAGAAGAGCCTTGACACTTTCCCTTCAGCTCCTTGTATGCATTTATGAGATTCCCCTCTCAGTGATCTCTTCTGAAGGCTGAATgggctcagctccctcagcctgtcctaagagagatgctccagttcCCTCTTCATCTCTATAGCCCCTCACTGAGCCTGTTTCAGGAGCACCAagtctctcttgtactgaggagcccagaactggacacagcactccagatgtgcctcaccagggcagagcagaggggcagggtcacctccctcagcctgctgtgaaTGTTCTTCTCAATGCCCCCCAGgactggccttcttggccatgAGGTACCCtctggctcatggacagcttgttgtATAGGGACCAATTTCTTGGTGTGCTATGCCAGGAGAGACCCAAAGAAGGAATAGTGCCTCTGAGGCACACTTCCTTTGCTCTGTACTAACCTACCCCCACCTGAGGAAGCTGTGCTtcattccccatccctgggcagtgtgcacatgctgctctgccagctccttcctccctggcacctgctccagctgctccctgcagataGAGCCATACTCCCCTTCATGGGGCTACCAATAGGAAGTTTCTGTGctcctctctttcccttcttgGTGCTCACAAGGCAAAGCTGGCATCTATGGGGAGCAGTGGGTGCTACAGGAGGCTGGAGTCTTTCTTATACATGCACTCACAcctacacacacatacacatgtgCATGTGAACCATTGTCTCTACATAGCTAATGAGAAATCAAAGTGTGCAAAACATAAAAGGACAAAAGATAGAAATCCTTTTAGAGTCACCTCTTCAGTATTTTTAtctgtgacactggggacaaATATTTTGGTCTCATGTGTGGTGGTTCATCCTCAGGTCAGTCAGACCTGCAGATTTTGCAATGTGAAGAAGTATCAGACAGTCAGTTAAAAGCATATTATTGCTTTTAGTAGTAGTGTGACCCAGTAAAtaacagtgtttttcttttcctttccttttagtTTGAGCCATTGCAGTGTCAGCAAcaatcagaagaaaatgcaaaagttCATCTCAATAGCTCAGAATGCATGGGAAATTTTTATATCTGAAAGGAAGCCTGGCTGGAGGTGCCAGATACAGCTTTTTGCAGTTTGCTCTGCAGTTGccttcctctccagctttctgtttttccttagCATGCACTTCTCCTTGGCACACCATTCCTTGGGGCCCTTGCTGATTTCTGGATCCATCTGGATTTTGCTTTCTATCATGCTCTTTTGTTTCAAGCACCTGCGCTGTTTTAGTGTTCTGTTCCTCCTTTCTTGTGGACTGAAAAATGGCAGGGATGCTCTTATTACTGCTGGCACAGGTGTTGTGGTGGCCAGCaatgttcaaaatatttttcacaatCTAAAGGTTCTGGCAGACAGTATAACCTGTCATTTAAAGCAAGAGCAATTTGCCTTGATAAAATATTATATTGAGTCAATAAGATGGATTTATGAGGTAGCCAAGATTCCTTCTGAGCTACCTAAAGATATAGTGGTCCTAAAGCATGAATTCACACCATCTTATTCAATTTTAGATGATGCATTAAAACAAGAGCTAAatgacacagagaaagaaatccagAGAATTGCTAACCAGATATCTTTTATGTTGACTATACTGCCCTATATAGGTCAGAAAGTATTGCccatatttggggtttttctagttttttttGGAACTGGCCTCTTTATCAAAAAATTTGTGGGTTCTCATAGT includes:
- the DCSTAMP gene encoding dendritic cell-specific transmembrane protein, translated to MQKFISIAQNAWEIFISERKPGWRCQIQLFAVCSAVAFLSSFLFFLSMHFSLAHHSLGPLLISGSIWILLSIMLFCFKHLRCFSVLFLLSCGLKNGRDALITAGTGVVVASNVQNIFHNLKVLADSITCHLKQEQFALIKYYIESIRWIYEVAKIPSELPKDIVVLKHEFTPSYSILDDALKQELNDTEKEIQRIANQISFMLTILPYIGQKVLPIFGVFLVFFGTGLFIKKFVGSHSTKFKNTYITKQFIAFDEHQKQQQRPCLLPLNRKERKDYVMIPSFFFTRKDRKKILCSFLPIVIHLCIWLLFAAVDSLFYLLIISVNKYLQEVPDLDIQLSLFQNKNEKSFVISIKEHIAKTDSFKILLVKKNCIPHPELTLSTTWIQLGVIIFFLIIFGLFSGLLTQLKILVSTAFYPDTEMKRVHYLHTKLLKKRKKLQEKTGKNMFARTVDFWFPILKAVSKKERSVAE